A region from the Vicia villosa cultivar HV-30 ecotype Madison, WI linkage group LG3, Vvil1.0, whole genome shotgun sequence genome encodes:
- the LOC131661438 gene encoding aspartic proteinase-like protein 1 isoform X1, which translates to MPSRWRSLLPFLLSVTVTYAMQVPATFSTKLVHRFSQEMKPVRVQTGDWPDRRSMQYYQRLLRNDFVRHKVNIGGARHQLLFPSQGSKTMSFGNDLAWLHYTWIDIGTPSTSFLVALDAGSDLLWVPCDCIQCAPLSASFYASLDRDLNEYSPSSSLSSKHLSCSHRLCDMGSNCKTSKQQCPYTINYTSENTSSSGLLVEDILHLQSGDGGGSSSNSSVQASVVVGCGMKQSGEYLNGNAPDGVIGLGPGESSVPSFLAKSGLIRDSFSLCFNEDDSGRLFFGDQGSTVQQSTPFLPLDGIFSTYIVGVEAFCIGNSCPKVTSFNAQFDSGTSFTFLPGHAYEAIAKEFDKQVNATRSTFQGAPWEFCYVPSSQQQLPKVPTLTLTFQQNNSFVVYNPVFVFYNEQGIDGFCLAIQPTDGDMGTIGQNFMTGYRLVFDRENKKLAWSRSNCQDLSLGKKMPLSPPNKTSSNPLPADEQQRIKGHAVAPAVAGKAPQNSSVVSSQTSQMISYWHHWHCYWLLLFHLLLAFY; encoded by the exons ATGCCGTCAAGGTGGCGGTCGTTGCTTCCGTTCCTCCTCTCGGTGACGGTTACTTACGCAATGCAGGTTCCGGCCACCTTTTCCACGAAGCTGGTTCACCGATTCTCCCAAGAAATGAAACCGGTTCGGGTTCAGACCGGTGACTGGCCGGACCGGCGCAGCATGCAGTACTACCAGAGGCTTCTTAGAAACGACTTTGTCAGGCATAAAGTTAACATCGGTGGTGCTCGGCACCAGCTTCTGTTCCCTTCTCAGGGTAGCAAAACGATGTCGTTTGGAAACGACTTAGCATG GTTACATTATACGTGGATTGATATAGGGACACCGAGTACTTCGTTCCTTGTTGCATTGGATGCTGGGAGTGATCTTCTTTGGGTTCCTTGTGATTGCATACAGTGTGCTCCTTTGTCTGCCAGTTTCTATGCCAGTTTG GATAGAGATCTGAATGAGTATAGCCCCTCTAGTTCGTTATCCAGCAAGCATCTATCTTGCAGCCATCGGTTATGTGATATGGGTTCAAATTGTAAAACTTCCAAGCAGCAGTGTCCATATACTATCAATTACACGTCAGAGAATACATCAAGTTCTGGGTTGTTAGTTGAGGACATATTGCATCTTCAATCCGGCGATGGCGGTGGCAGCTCATCTAACTCTTCTGTTCAGGCTTCAGTTGTTGTCGG GTGTGGTATGAAGCAAAGTGGTGAGTATTTGAATGGCAATGCTCCGGATGGTGTCATTGGTTTGGGACCTGGGGAAAGTTCAGTTCCGAGTTTTCTTGCTAAATCAGGATTAATCCGTGATTCTTTTTCGTTGTGCTTTAATGAAGATGATTCCGGTAGATTATTTTTTGGTGATCAGGGATCAACCGTGCAACAGTCTACTCCATTCTTGCCCTTGGATGGAATATT TTCAACCTACATTGTTGGAGTGGAGGCCTTTTGTATTGGGAATTCGTGTCCTAAAGTAACAAGTTTTAATGCTCAGTTTGATAGTGGAACATCATTTACGTTTCTTCCGGGTCATGCATATGAAGCAATAGCTAAGGAG TTTGACAAACAAGTGAATGCTACAAGATCAACCTTTCAAGGAGCTCCTTGGGAATTTTGTTATGTACCCAG TTCGCAACAACAGCTGCCTAAGGTTCCCACATTGACACTCACATTCCAACAGAATAACAGTTTTGTGGTCTATAATCCTGTGTTTGTATTTTACAACGAACAG GGAATTGATGGATTTTGTTTAGCAATACAGCCAACCGATGGGGATATGGGAACAATTGGAC AAAATTTCATGACGGGATACCGATTGGTATTTGATAGGGAAAACAAGAAGCTAGCATGGTCACGCTCAAATT GTCAGGATCTCAGTCTTGGCAAGAAGATGCCCCTCTCCCCTCCTAACAAGACATCGTCAAACCCGCTTCCTGCAGATGAGCAGCAAAGAATCAAAGGGCATGCAGTTGCTCCAGCTGTTGCTGGAAAGGCTCCTCAAAATTCGTCAGTTGTTTCATCTCAGACATCTCAGATGATTTCATACTGGCATCATTGGCACTGCTATTGGCTGCTTCTATTTCATCTTCTGTTAGCCTTTTACTGA
- the LOC131661438 gene encoding aspartic proteinase-like protein 1 isoform X2 gives MLGVIFFGFLVIAYSVLLCLPVSMPVWCSLTYGASIMQDRDLNEYSPSSSLSSKHLSCSHRLCDMGSNCKTSKQQCPYTINYTSENTSSSGLLVEDILHLQSGDGGGSSSNSSVQASVVVGCGMKQSGEYLNGNAPDGVIGLGPGESSVPSFLAKSGLIRDSFSLCFNEDDSGRLFFGDQGSTVQQSTPFLPLDGIFSTYIVGVEAFCIGNSCPKVTSFNAQFDSGTSFTFLPGHAYEAIAKEFDKQVNATRSTFQGAPWEFCYVPSSQQQLPKVPTLTLTFQQNNSFVVYNPVFVFYNEQGIDGFCLAIQPTDGDMGTIGQNFMTGYRLVFDRENKKLAWSRSNCQDLSLGKKMPLSPPNKTSSNPLPADEQQRIKGHAVAPAVAGKAPQNSSVVSSQTSQMISYWHHWHCYWLLLFHLLLAFY, from the exons ATGCTGGGAGTGATCTTCTTTGGGTTCCTTGTGATTGCATACAGTGTGCTCCTTTGTCTGCCAGTTTCTATGCCAGTTTG GTGCTCCCTCACATATGGGGCATCTATTATGCAGGATAGAGATCTGAATGAGTATAGCCCCTCTAGTTCGTTATCCAGCAAGCATCTATCTTGCAGCCATCGGTTATGTGATATGGGTTCAAATTGTAAAACTTCCAAGCAGCAGTGTCCATATACTATCAATTACACGTCAGAGAATACATCAAGTTCTGGGTTGTTAGTTGAGGACATATTGCATCTTCAATCCGGCGATGGCGGTGGCAGCTCATCTAACTCTTCTGTTCAGGCTTCAGTTGTTGTCGG GTGTGGTATGAAGCAAAGTGGTGAGTATTTGAATGGCAATGCTCCGGATGGTGTCATTGGTTTGGGACCTGGGGAAAGTTCAGTTCCGAGTTTTCTTGCTAAATCAGGATTAATCCGTGATTCTTTTTCGTTGTGCTTTAATGAAGATGATTCCGGTAGATTATTTTTTGGTGATCAGGGATCAACCGTGCAACAGTCTACTCCATTCTTGCCCTTGGATGGAATATT TTCAACCTACATTGTTGGAGTGGAGGCCTTTTGTATTGGGAATTCGTGTCCTAAAGTAACAAGTTTTAATGCTCAGTTTGATAGTGGAACATCATTTACGTTTCTTCCGGGTCATGCATATGAAGCAATAGCTAAGGAG TTTGACAAACAAGTGAATGCTACAAGATCAACCTTTCAAGGAGCTCCTTGGGAATTTTGTTATGTACCCAG TTCGCAACAACAGCTGCCTAAGGTTCCCACATTGACACTCACATTCCAACAGAATAACAGTTTTGTGGTCTATAATCCTGTGTTTGTATTTTACAACGAACAG GGAATTGATGGATTTTGTTTAGCAATACAGCCAACCGATGGGGATATGGGAACAATTGGAC AAAATTTCATGACGGGATACCGATTGGTATTTGATAGGGAAAACAAGAAGCTAGCATGGTCACGCTCAAATT GTCAGGATCTCAGTCTTGGCAAGAAGATGCCCCTCTCCCCTCCTAACAAGACATCGTCAAACCCGCTTCCTGCAGATGAGCAGCAAAGAATCAAAGGGCATGCAGTTGCTCCAGCTGTTGCTGGAAAGGCTCCTCAAAATTCGTCAGTTGTTTCATCTCAGACATCTCAGATGATTTCATACTGGCATCATTGGCACTGCTATTGGCTGCTTCTATTTCATCTTCTGTTAGCCTTTTACTGA